A window of the Tursiops truncatus isolate mTurTru1 chromosome 14, mTurTru1.mat.Y, whole genome shotgun sequence genome harbors these coding sequences:
- the FAM228B gene encoding protein FAM228B isoform X7 produces MRLLEARLRIATPAPLGHVVGSLGFEGTAVFLGALLFVNTMKSSDSDVITDRLTRLKSSNEWLEPQPLSFMEALAKEDIDAAIQSILYRENYIIKELGKYLKHHDFLNARKKEILYKRWVDHVADPLQKKIIENVASHKKIIKRRQEELDAFLKYVNKKGNAFIEHYDPKEYDPFYMKKEDPNFLKVTIPPFRDPLKKAQYDKDNGKRILLQCETGRIFTMKEFKEVEKAKLHSRFPGISNSRHFMTPNEWLKLPTNYIESEFCKRSRKKKKQLFTSIG; encoded by the exons ATGCGACTCCTAGAGGCCAGGCTGAGAATTGCCACACCGGCTCCATTGGGCCACGTTGTGGGAAGCCTGGGATTCGAGGGGACAGCGG tttttctagggGCTCTGTTATTTGTGAACACAATGAAAAGTTCAGACAGTGATGTGATAACTGACAGACTTACCAGGCTCAAGAGCTCAAACGAATGGCTGGAGCCCCAGCCACTTTCCTTCATGGAG GCATTAGCTAAAGAAGATATTGATGCAGCTATTCAATCAATATTATACagagaaaattatataattaag GAACTAGGTAAATATTTAAAGCATCATGACTTcttaaatgcaagaaaaaaagagatattatATAAAAGATGGGTTGATCATGTGGCAGATCCTCTCcagaagaaaattatagaaaatgttGCTTCACATAAGAAGATTATAAAAAGGAGACAAGAGGAAttagatgcttttttaaaatacgTAAATAAAAAG GGAAATGCATTTATAGAGCATTATGATCCAAAAGAATATGATCCTTTTTACATGAAAAAAGAGGACCCGAATTTTCTGAAG GTTACCATCCCACCATTTCGTGACCCTTTGAAAAAGGCACAATATGACAAAGACAATGGAAAAAGAATTCTTCTTCAGTGTGAGACTG GCAGAATATTTacaatgaaagaatttaaagaggTTGAGAAGGCCAAACTGCATTCCAGATTTCCAGGAATTTCTAATTCAAGGCACTTTATGACTCCAAATGAGTGGCTTAAACTGCCTACAAACTACATAGAGAGTGAATTTTGTAAAAGGAGCAG
- the FAM228B gene encoding protein FAM228B isoform X6: MRLLEARLRIATPAPLGHVVGSLGFEGTAVFLGALLFVNTMKSSDSDVITDRLTRLKSSNEWLEPQPLSFMEALAKEDIDAAIQSILYRENYIIKELGKYLKHHDFLNARKKEILYKRWVDHVADPLQKKIIENVASHKKIIKRRQEELDAFLKYVNKKGNAFIEHYDPKEYDPFYMKKEDPNFLKVTIPPFRDPLKKAQYDKDNGKRILLQCETGRIFTMKEFKEVEKAKLHSRFPGISNSRHFMTPNEWLKLPTNYIESEFCKRSRKKKKQLFTNFSNQGAHTLSLGW, translated from the exons ATGCGACTCCTAGAGGCCAGGCTGAGAATTGCCACACCGGCTCCATTGGGCCACGTTGTGGGAAGCCTGGGATTCGAGGGGACAGCGG tttttctagggGCTCTGTTATTTGTGAACACAATGAAAAGTTCAGACAGTGATGTGATAACTGACAGACTTACCAGGCTCAAGAGCTCAAACGAATGGCTGGAGCCCCAGCCACTTTCCTTCATGGAG GCATTAGCTAAAGAAGATATTGATGCAGCTATTCAATCAATATTATACagagaaaattatataattaag GAACTAGGTAAATATTTAAAGCATCATGACTTcttaaatgcaagaaaaaaagagatattatATAAAAGATGGGTTGATCATGTGGCAGATCCTCTCcagaagaaaattatagaaaatgttGCTTCACATAAGAAGATTATAAAAAGGAGACAAGAGGAAttagatgcttttttaaaatacgTAAATAAAAAG GGAAATGCATTTATAGAGCATTATGATCCAAAAGAATATGATCCTTTTTACATGAAAAAAGAGGACCCGAATTTTCTGAAG GTTACCATCCCACCATTTCGTGACCCTTTGAAAAAGGCACAATATGACAAAGACAATGGAAAAAGAATTCTTCTTCAGTGTGAGACTG GCAGAATATTTacaatgaaagaatttaaagaggTTGAGAAGGCCAAACTGCATTCCAGATTTCCAGGAATTTCTAATTCAAGGCACTTTATGACTCCAAATGAGTGGCTTAAACTGCCTACAAACTACATAGAGAGTGAATTTTGTAAAAGGAGCAG
- the PFN4 gene encoding profilin-4 isoform X2, whose protein sequence is MTSVCGVCPDEEGPRRLGNLCGKCRFRFLKVMPSDVRTLVDGFAKNPLKTRREGLYFKEKDYKCVRADDYSLYAKSENTGVVVVKTRLYLLVATYTEGMYPSVCVEATEKLGEYLRRKGN, encoded by the exons ATGACGAGTGTTTGTGGAGTTTGTCCCGATGAGGAGGGCCCAAGAAGACTTGGGAACCTGTGCGGAAAATGTCGCTTTAGGTTCCTTAAG GTAATGCCCAGTGATGTCCGAACACTTGTGGATGGATTTGCCAAGAACCCTTTGAAAACCAGAAGAGAAGGATTGTATTTCAAGGAGAAGGACTACAAATGTGTCCGGGCAGATGACTATTCTCTTTATGCTAAGAGT gAAAATACTGGTGTGGTTGTTGTGAAGACCCGTCTGTATCTTCTGGTGGCAACTTACACTGAGGGCATGTATCCTAGTGTCTGTGTGGAAGCCACAGAGAAATTGG gagaatatctaagaagaaaaggaaattaa
- the PFN4 gene encoding profilin-4 isoform X1, with product MSHLQNLLLDTLLGTKHVDSAALITLQEPSLCVASPGFSVMPSDVRTLVDGFAKNPLKTRREGLYFKEKDYKCVRADDYSLYAKSENTGVVVVKTRLYLLVATYTEGMYPSVCVEATEKLGEYLRRKGN from the exons ATGAGCCATTTGCAGAACTTACTGTTAGATACACTCCTGGGAACGAAGCATGTAGACAGTGCAGCCCTCATCACACTCCAGGAGCCGAGCCTATGTGTAGCATCACCTGGATTTAGT GTAATGCCCAGTGATGTCCGAACACTTGTGGATGGATTTGCCAAGAACCCTTTGAAAACCAGAAGAGAAGGATTGTATTTCAAGGAGAAGGACTACAAATGTGTCCGGGCAGATGACTATTCTCTTTATGCTAAGAGT gAAAATACTGGTGTGGTTGTTGTGAAGACCCGTCTGTATCTTCTGGTGGCAACTTACACTGAGGGCATGTATCCTAGTGTCTGTGTGGAAGCCACAGAGAAATTGG gagaatatctaagaagaaaaggaaattaa